A single window of Salmo trutta unplaced genomic scaffold, fSalTru1.1, whole genome shotgun sequence DNA harbors:
- the LOC115186491 gene encoding uncharacterized protein K02A2.6-like, with the protein MSDGEQVPLDGNADGDNQQQVQIANEDQGQVGVIMAMFGTITEFVEENEDWTEYVERLGHFFLANGIIDEAKQRSILLSVCGAKTYKLMRNLATPRRPGEIPFGDLVALVQTHHNPKPSVIVQRFKFNCHFRKTGQSVATFVAELRELSEHCEFGAMLGDLLRDRLVCGINEDSIQRRLLGEATLTFKRALELSQGMEMAASNVKNIQKANSESCAVHQVTKEVAGKRGKAVECFRCGGTHYGNNCKFMESAAHHLESTEEEEEHCSYNMFNVREPRAEPIYATVEVDGKQMRMEVDTGASASVISEETYKQKWGSRQVSALTPAGIRLRTYTGETIPLLGALEVDIAYNSQEARARLLVVKGNGPSLLGRDWLNKIQLSWGEIKHTRVTEDVIQKYPEIFKDELGTLQGTAVKLFVDPQAEPRFFKPRTVPYAMKKKVEEELERLQEENVITPVQFSRWAAPIVPVLKSDGTVRICGDYKLTINRASKLDAYPLPRVEDLFATLAGGKTFSKLDMSHAYQQLLLDEDSKEYVTVNTHKGLFRYNRLVFGVASSPAIFQRTMDNLLQGIPHVAVYLDDILVTGETEEEHLHHLDQVLKRFSEAGLRLKRSKCTFQAQSVTYLGHKITEQGLCPVEDKVRAIKDAPNPKNGSELRSFLGMVNYYGKFLPELSTVLAPLYQLLHKDCKWKWGPAQEKAFKEVKALLQSAQLLVHFDQDKEIILSCDASPYGVGAVLSHQMEDGSERPIGFASRTLTSAEKGYSQLDKEGLAIVFAVKRFHQYLYGRHFTICTDHKPLMSLFSESRCIPPMASARLQRWALTLSAYQYTIVYRAGKDNANADALSRLPLPEMPATTVVPPETIFLMERLSNSPVNAKQIKQWTDRDPILSQVKRFLMQGWPPVIEDDGLRPYAKRKTELSVQDGCILWGSRVVVPPPGRAQVMDEVHEAHPGASRMKSLARSYIWWSNMDQEVEDKVKSCSECQINQKMAPPAPLHLWEWPDHPWSRLHIDFAGPFMGHMFLVMVDAHSKWLEAHIMSNITATTTIEKLRQVFSTHGLPDSLVSDNATTFTCDLFQEFMRRNGIRHVRSAPFHPASNGLAERAVQTLKEGLKRMTGGTITTKLSRFLFQYRITPQTTTGQAPAVMLMGRRPKAHLDLLRPNIRARVERKQEKQKERHDHHARERQLKPNDIVYIRNFTSSQRWLPGIILSQSGPVSFVVKLTDGRVMRRHQDHLRL; encoded by the exons ATGAGCGACGGAGAGCAGGTGCCACTGGACGGAAACGCCGACGGGGACAATCAGCAGCAAGTGCAAATCGCTAACGAGGATCAAGGACAAGTTGGCGTTATAATGGCAATGTTTGGGACTATCACTGAGTTTGTGGAAGAGAACGAAGACTGGACGGAATATGTGGAAAGGTTGGGACACTTTTTCTTGGCAAATGGAATCATAGATGAGGCTAAACAGCGCTCTAttctcttgagtgtgtgtggggctaaAACCTACAAGCTAATGAGGAATTTGGCTACACCACGGAGACCGGGAGAAATTCCTTTTGGGGATCTAGTTGCTCTCGTTCAGACTCACCACAATCCAAAGCCTTCAGTGATTGTCCAGAGGTTCAAGTTTAACTGCCATTTTCGGAAAACAGGTCAGTCTGTTGCTACCTTTGTTGCTGAATTACGTGAACTCTCTGAACATTGTGAGTTTGGGGCTATGTTAGGGGACTTGCTCCGTGACAGATTAGTCTGTGGCATTAATGAGGACAGCATACAGCGCCGGTTGCTGGGGGAAGCCACACTGACTTTCAAGAGGGCATTGGAACTATCTCAAGGGATGGAGATGGCCGCTAGTAATGTGAAAAATATTCAAAAGGCCAACAGTGAAAGTTGTGCAGTGCATCAGGTGACAAAAGAGGTGGcaggaaaaaggggaaaagcagtggaatgtttcagatgtggagggacacattatggtaacaactgtaagttcatggag tcagcagcgcaccacctagagagcacagaggaggaggaagagcattgttcctacaacatgTTTAATGTGAGGGAGCCGCGCGCAGAGCCTATCTATGCTACAGTGGAGGTAGATGGAAAGCAGATGAGGATGGAGGTTGACACGGGGGCCTCTGCCTCTGTCATAAGtgaggagacctacaaacaaaAATGGGGCTCAAGACAGGTTTCTGCCCTCACACCAGCAGGGATCAGACTGCGTACGTACACCGGGGAGACCATACCATTGCTTGGGGCTCTAGAAGTGGACATTGCATACAACAGCCAGGAAGCGAGAGCACGGCTCCTGGTGGTGAAAGGGAATGGGCCTAGTTTACTAGGGCGTGACTGGCTAAACAAAATACAACTGAGCTGGGGTGAGATAAAACACACCCGAGTGActgaggatgtcattcaaaaatacCCAGAGATTTTCAAAGATGAACTGGGCACACTGCAGGGCACTGCAGTTAAGCTGTTCGTGGATCCTCAGGCCGAGCCTCGCTTTTTCAAGCCCAGGACAGTGCCTTACGCCATGAAAAAGAAAGTGGAAGAAGAGTTGGAGCGGCTGCAGGAAGAAAACGTCATTACTCCCGTTCAGTTCTCCCGCTGGGCAGCTCCTATCGTTCCCGTTCTGAAAAGTGACGGCACGGTGCGTATATGTGGGGACTACAAACTCACCATCAACAGGGCCTCTAAGCTAGACGCTTACCCGCTGCCACGGGTGGAGGACTTGTTCGCGACACTGGCAGGAGGCAAGACGTTCTCAAAGCTTGACATGAGTCACGCCTACCAACAGCTCCTCCTGGACGAGGACTCAAAAGAGTATGTCACAGTAAACACGCACAAAGGCTTGTTCAGGTACAACCGCTTGGTTTTCGGAGTGGCGTCCAGCCCAGCCATTTTCCAGAGGACAATGGACAATCTGCTGCAGGGGATCCCTCATGTAGCagtgtacctggatgacatcctggttacaggggagacggaggaggagcacctccaccatctggaccaggtgttaaagagattctctgaggcagggctgcgcctgaagcgtagcaagtgcacattccaagcacagagtgtgacatacctaggtcacaagatcacagagcagggtctgtgtcctgtggaggacaaagtcagggcaatcaaggatgctccaaaccccaagaatgggtcagagctcaggtcgttcctgggcatggtgaactactatggtaagttcctccctgagctgtcaacagtgttggctccactttatcagttgctccacaaagactgtaaatggaagtgggggccagcacaagagaaagctttcaaggaagtgaaagcactactacaatcagcacaacttctggttcattttgaccaagacaaagagatcatcctgtcatgtgacgcctcaccctatggcgtcggggcagtactctctcatcagatggaggacgggtcagagagacccattggatttgcatcacgtacgctgacgagtgctgagaagggttattcacagttagacaaggaaggtctggccatagtctttgctgtgaaacgcttccatcagtacctctacggtcgtcatttcaccatatgcactgaccacaaaccactgatgAGCCTTTTTAGTGAATCAAGATGCATTCCGCCCATGGCTTCAGCAAGGTTACAGCGCTGGGCCCTGACACTGTCGGCTTACCAGTATACGATAGTGTATAGAGCGGGGAAGGACAATGCAAATGCAGACGCGCTCAGCCGTCTCCCGCTACCAGAGATGCCTGCCACAACTGTGGTGCCTCCCGAGACAATTTTCCTAATGGAGAGATTGTCAAACTCACCTGTGAATGCCAAACAGATCAAACAGTGGACAGACCGGGATCCTATCCTGTCCCAAGTGAAAAGATTCCTGATGCAGGGTTGGCCTcctgtcatagaggatgatggactAAGACCTTATGCAAAGCGCAAAACTGAGCTGAGTGTGCAGGATGGCTGCATACTCTGGGGGTCCAGAGTGGTTGTTCCACCCCCTGGCCGTGCACAAGTCATGGATGAGGTCCATGAGGCTCACCCGGGTGCCTCCCGGATGAAAAGTTTAGCCAGATCTTACATCTGGTGGTCTAACATGGATCAGGAGGTAGAAGACAAAGTTAAATCATGTTCTGAGTGCCAGATCAACCAGAAGATGGCGCCGCCCGCGCCACTACATCTGTGGGAGTGGCCTGACCACCCATGGTCCAGGCTGCATATAGATTTTGCAGGCCCTTTCATGGGTCACATGTTCCTTGTCATGGTGGACGCACACTCCAAGTGGCTGGAGGCGCACATCATGAGCAACATCACAGCGACCACAACCATTGAAAAGCTTCGGCAGGTGTTTTCAACCCATGGTCTGCCGGACTCTCTGGTGTCCGACAACGCAACAACGTTTACCTGTGATTTGTTCCAAGAATTCATGCGGAGAAACGGGATCCGCCATGTCCGCAGCGCCCCGTTTCACCCGGCCTCAAACGGCTTAGCGGAGCGGGCTGTGCAGACTCTGAAAGAGGGGCTCAAAAGGATGACTGGGGGAACCATCACTACTAAGCTCTCTCGGTTCTTGTTCCAGTACCGCATCacgccacaaacaacaacaggacaggctccagcggtgatgttaatgggcagaaggccaaaagctcacctggatctactgcgtccgaacatcagagcacgagtggaacggaagcaggagaaacaaaaagagagacatgaccaccacgcaagagagagacagttaaaacccaatgacattgtctacatccgcaacttcacaagcagccaacgctggttgccaggtatcattctgagtcagagtggtcccgtctcctttgtggtcaaactgactgatggtcgagtcatgcgcagacaccaggaccatctccgcctg